The Candidatus Zixiibacteriota bacterium genome has a window encoding:
- a CDS encoding alpha/beta fold hydrolase: protein MTKKTKEAIKASMAIVIAVVAVLALWIYPLIQSGKIISRPEIEGVSEKSDSGLNTEPFTIMTEDNLKLVCYFMAAQNENNGASDSALGTVIVLHGLSDDLSSRYEKARHLTDAGFNVFYYDQRAFGESEGDYRSGGYFESNDLQTVISRLYLEDKIIEPLIIWGKDQGGTAAIRIWENESRIDFVIAEEPIIDGRDWQKREIARRDLSIPDFYLGFIWWWMKQKSGYEIDIEETDISDQFGMATEFHPDNFLLIASGENDIPQNESLAELRDIGGKWMILPEAEEDLINANSDRLMNAFVELVKSKE from the coding sequence ATGACAAAAAAGACAAAAGAAGCTATCAAAGCAAGTATGGCCATCGTAATCGCCGTCGTGGCGGTTCTGGCTCTCTGGATTTATCCCCTGATTCAATCGGGAAAAATTATCAGCCGACCTGAAATCGAAGGGGTGTCTGAAAAGTCCGATTCGGGACTTAATACCGAACCGTTCACGATCATGACCGAAGATAATTTGAAACTGGTTTGCTATTTCATGGCGGCGCAAAATGAAAACAATGGGGCGTCGGATTCGGCATTAGGTACCGTTATCGTTTTGCATGGATTGTCGGATGATTTATCCAGTCGATATGAAAAGGCGCGCCATCTGACCGATGCCGGATTTAATGTATTTTATTATGACCAGCGGGCGTTCGGCGAAAGCGAAGGCGATTACCGCAGCGGCGGGTATTTCGAAAGTAACGATTTGCAGACGGTCATCTCGCGCCTCTATCTTGAGGATAAAATTATCGAACCCCTGATTATCTGGGGAAAGGACCAGGGCGGTACAGCCGCTATCAGAATCTGGGAAAACGAAAGTCGGATAGATTTTGTTATTGCCGAAGAACCGATTATTGACGGGCGCGACTGGCAAAAAAGAGAAATCGCCAGGAGAGATTTGTCCATTCCCGATTTTTATCTCGGGTTTATCTGGTGGTGGATGAAACAAAAATCGGGATATGAAATTGATATTGAGGAAACCGATATATCCGACCAATTCGGAATGGCGACCGAATTCCATCCCGATAATTTTTTGCTTATTGCTTCCGGAGAAAACGATATTCCCCAAAATGAATCTCTGGCCGAATTACGCGATATCGGAGGGAAGTGGATGATCCTGCCGGAAGCAGAGGAGGACTTAATTAATGCCAATAGTGATAGATTGATGAATGCGTTTGTGGAATTGGTAAAATCTAAAGAATAA